One window of Populus nigra chromosome 5, ddPopNigr1.1, whole genome shotgun sequence genomic DNA carries:
- the LOC133693360 gene encoding GDSL esterase/lipase At5g03610-like, protein MNFAYGGSGVLKEAWNNHSMTVQINNFKQQIKEKVFTKYDLENSAALVSHAGNDYTYLYLNQSGTIKDVHDLAGRVVDQLVKNVKEIHELGVKKIAILGSPPRGCWPQLNPRPRTNCNATWNEESRFHNQLLTEALKNVESKKNAFVFLDLYKAMDLALQKNKENSNYENPLEPCCDGVSDEYWCGMKDQKGAEMFTVCRQPESSFFWDKVHPSQNGVHAIFLDLIPSLERLLLIC, encoded by the exons ATGAATTTTGCATACGGAGGGAGTGGTGTTTTGAAGGAAGCATGGAACAATCATAGCATGACCGTCCAAATCAACAATtttaaacaacaaattaaagagAAAGTGTTCACAAAATATGACCTTGAAAATTCTGCTGCACTAGTTTCTCACGCAGGCAATGACTACACGTACTTGTATCTTAACCAAAGCGGCACCATAAAG GACGTGCATGATCTCGCTGGAAGAGTTGTTGACCAGCTTGTGAAGAACGTGAAAGAAATCCATGAGCTGGGagtgaaaaaaatagcaattttaGGATCACCACCCAGAGGATGTTGGCCGCAACTTAATCCGCGACCTCGTACAAATTGCAATGCGACTTGGAACGAGGAGTCGAGGTTCCACAATCAGCTATTGACAGAAGCGCTGAAAAATGTAGAGAGCAAGAAGAATGCATTTGTGTTTTTGGATCTTTACAAGGCCATGGATCTGGCActtcaaaaaaacaaag AAAACTCAAACTACGAGAATCCATTAGAGCCATGCTGCGATGGAGTGAGTGATGAATATTGGTGCGGGATGAAAGATCAGAAAGGTGCAGAGATGTTTACAGTATGCCGGCAGCCGGAGTCGTCATTTTTCTGGGATAAAGTGCACCCTTCACAGAACGGTGTGCATGCCATTTTCTTGGATCTAATACCTTCTCTTGAGAGACTCCTTTTAATCTGTTAA
- the LOC133694763 gene encoding GDP-mannose 3,5-epimerase 2-like gives MGTADGSYGAYTYEALEREPYWPSEKLRISITGAGGFIASHIARRLKAEGHYIIASDWKKNEHMTEDMFCHEFHLVDLRVMDNCLKVTKDVDHVFNLAADMGGMGFIQSNHSVIMYNNTMISFNMLEASRINAVKRLFYASSACIYPEFKQLETNVSLKESDAWPAEPQDAYGLEKLATEELCKHYTKDFGIECRIGRFHNIYGPFGTWKGGREKAPAAFCRKAITSIDKFEMWGDGLQTRSFTFIDECVEGVLRLTKSDFREPVNIGSDEMVSMNEMAEIVLGFENKNLPIHHIPGPEGVRGRNSDNTLIKEKLGWAPTMRLKDGLRITYFWIKEQIEKEKSKGIDLSIYGSSKVVGTQAPVQLGSLRAADGKE, from the exons ATGGGGACTGCTGACGGAAGCTATGGTGCTTACACCTATGAGGCCCTCGAGAGGGAGCCTTACTGGCCATCTGAAAAACTCAGAATTTCCATCACTGGGGCAGGGGGTTTTATTGCCTCCCACATTGCTCGCCGTTTGAAGGCTGAGGGTCATTACATTATTGCTTCTGACTGGAAGAAGAATGAGCACATGACAGAAGACATGTTTTGTCATGAATTCCATCTTGTTGATCTGAGAGTCATGGATAATTGCTTGAAGGTTACAAAAGATGTAGACCATGTTTTCAACCTTGCTGCTGATATGGGCGGGATGGGCTTCATTCAGTCCAACCACTCGGTCATTATGTATAACAACACAATGATCAGCTTCAACATGCTTGAAGCCTCCAGGATCAATGCGGTTAAGAG GTTGTTTTATGCCTCTAGTGCTTGTATTTACCCTGAATTTAAGCAGCTGGAGACTAATGTGAGCCTGAAGGAATCTGATGCCTGGCCTGCAGAG CCTCAAGATGCTTATGGATTGGAGAAGCTTGCAACGGAAGAGTTGTGCAAGCATTACACCAAAGACTTTGGAATTGAATGCCGTATTGGAAGATTCCATAACATTTATGGTCCTTTTGGAACATGGAAAG GTGGCAGGGAGAAGGCACCCGCTGCTTTCTGCAGAAAGGCTATCACTTCCATTGATAAATTCGAGATGTGGGGAGATGGACTTCAAACCCGATCTTTCACCTTCATTGATGAGTGCGTGGAAGGTGTGCTTAG ATTGACAAAGTCAGACTTCCGTGAGCCAGTGAACATTGGAAGTGATGAGATGGTTAGCATGAATGAAATGGCTGAGATTGTTCTCGGCTTTGAGAACAAGAATCTCCCCATTCATCACATTCCTGGCCCAGAAGGTGTGCGTGGGCGTAACTCCGACAACACACTAATCAAAGAGAAGCTTGGTTGGGCTCCTACAATGAGGCTGAAG GATGGGCTGAGAATTACTTACTTTTGGATTAAGGAACAGATTGAGAAAGAGAAATCTAAAGGAATTGACCTGTCTATTTACGGTTCATCAAAAGTGGTGGGAACTCAAGCACCTGTTCAATTGGGCTCACTCCGCGCTGCTGATGGTAAAGAATGA
- the LOC133693743 gene encoding uncharacterized protein LOC133693743 yields the protein MSDGGITVLDGNTLRSLHVSLPEDTLTLTGVQVLDFAESEASQSLLGISLPPHLKSSALRRMNIDGVDDVTSFQLTELSREQASRKLSDYLSAIADELKDNPLVVSILDGNALRMFLEDEDDFAMIAENLFTDLDTEDKGKIGKSEIRNAVVHMGVEMGVPPLEEFPLLNDILKKHGVEEEGELGQSQFAELLQPIIQELADALAKKHVAVIHKIKIVNGSEIRKVLADEKKLNDAIAKALQGKHKSDQKSTEIIRDFLEKNGKELGLPPSEANEAVILLYDAVFTDVDSGRDASIEEDEFRKLVREILEKFAEQLQANPVYCDLDG from the exons ATGTCTGATGGAGGCATAACGGTACTAGACGGGAACACTCTAAGATCGCTCCATGTGTCTTTACCAGAAGACACCCTCACGCTAACCGGAGTTCAGGTCCTCGATTTTGCAGAATCTGAAGCCTCTCAGTCGCTCTTAGGCATCTCATTGCCTCCACACCTCAAGTCTTCCGCTCTTCGTCGCATGAACATCGACGGCGTTGACGATGTCACCAGTTTCCAACTTACAGAACTCAGTCGAGAACAAGCTTCAAGGAAGCTCAGCGACTACCTCTCTGCCATCGCTGATGAGCTCAAAG ATAATCCATTAGTGGTGTCGATTTTGGATGGGAATGCATTGCGGATGTTTTTGGAGGATGAAGATGATTTTGCTATGATAGCAGAGAATTTATTCACTGATTTGGATACAGAAGATAAAGGGAAGATTGGCAAGAGTGAGATAAGAAATGCAGTTGTTCATATGGGAGTTGAAATGGGTGTCCCTCCTCTTGAAG AATTCCCTTTGCTGAATGACATTTTAAAGAAGCATGGAGTAGAGGAGGAAGGggaattgggccaatcacaattTGCCGAGTTACTTCAGCCTATTATACAGGAACTTGCAGATGCTTTGGCTAAAAAGCATGTTGCTGTCATCCATAAAATCAAGATAGTTAATGGTTCTGAGATAAGAAAG GTTTTGGCCGACGAGAAGAAATTGAATGATGCCATAGCAAAGGCATTGCAGGGAAAACACAAGAGTGACCAAAAGAGTACAGAGATAATCAGGGATTTCCTGgagaaaaatggaaaagaactGGGCTTGCCACCATCTGAAGCCAATGAAGCAGTGATTCTACTTTATGATGCTGTATTTACTGACGTGGACAGTGGAAGGGATGCTTCTATAGAGGAGGATGAATTTAGGAAACTTGTGAGGGAAATTCTTGAGAAATTTGCCGAGCAGCTCCAGGCCAATCCTGTCTACTGTGATCTTGATGGTTGA